The region GGCATCCTGAACTATGCCTTTGCCCTTGAGCAACTCGAAGCCGCTTTTTATACTCAGGTCATTGCCAGTCCCTTCACAGGCATGACTGATGCCGAAAAAGCCATTCTAACGGATATTCGCGACCACGAAATCATTCACCGCGAATTTTTCAAAGCTGCCATTCCGGCTGCCAACCGCATTGGTGATCTGGTACCTAATTTCAGTAGCATCAACTTCAGCGACCGGGCCAGCGTTCTTGGCACTGCCAAAGCGTTTGAAGATCTGGGTGTAGCCGCTTATAATGGTGCTGGCACATTGATTACAGACGTGAATTACCTGGCGCTGGCCGGTAAGATTGTATCGGTAGAAGCCCGTCATGCAGCGGCCATTCGTGATCTGCTGAATCCGAAATCAGCTGATTTTGCCGGTGATGATGTGGTATCGCCTACTACCGGTCTGGATGCGGCCACCCCGCCTTCTGCGGTGTTGCCAATTGCCCAGAAGTATGTAAGAACACCGATCACAGCCACCAATCTACCCAAGTAAACCACACGCAACGCTATGAACTTATTCAAGTTATTATCCGATATAGAAAAAGCAGACCCCGAAGTTAGCGAGCGTTTTAGCTTCTATTCGCGCCGGAATCTGCTCAAATTTGGTTCAAACCTGCTGGCTGCCGGTATTCCCACGGTAGTAGCTGCCAGCCTGAACCAGGCCTTTGCTCAGACGACGAGCGCTCCTTCACAGGCCGCTATCGACACGGCGAATTTTGCCCTCACGCTTGAGTACCTGGAAGATGAGTTTTACCGTACGGGTCTGGCTACGGCGGGGCTTGTTCCAGCCAGTGATCTGGCCGTTATCAACCAGATCAGCAAACACGAAACGGCGCACGTTAACTTGCTGAAAACCGCGTTAGGCGCGGCTGCTATTGCCAAGCCAACGTTCAAGTTTCCGGCCGGTACGTTCTCGACTTACGCTACATTCCTGGCCACAGCACGGGCGTTGGAAGATACGGGCGTTCAGGCTTACAAAGGACAGGTAGGAACACTGGTCAACGACAAACTCATTTTACAGACTGCCCTGCAAATTCATTCGGTAGAAGCGCGCCATGCCTCAGAGGTTCGCCGGATGATGGGCATGAAAGGCTGGGTTTCCGACCCAACCCAAACGACGTTTACGCAGGCAGGTGTGAGCCTGAAAACGCTGCCGAACGTGACTGGCATAACTGACGACAATTTCCGTGGTGCTTTCGATGAGCCCCTGACCAAACAGCAGGTCATGGCCATTGCCGCATCGTTCTTATAAAAAAGCATTAAGTATAGGGAGGCCGGGAAACCGGCGAGGGTGGCGAAAGGTATCGGAGGTTTTCTCTGATACCTTTTTTTTGTCCTTTTCCATCCGTCCGTTTTTTCGTTGCTTGCAGATAAATTCGCCCCTGATGGCGACCTCTGTATGAAATTTGTTCGTGTTTTCCTGAAAGTCCTGTTGGGACTTGTTGTCTTTATCCTTCTTTTTCTGGCCGTAAGTCTGGCCCCGGTCGATGAGACGCCGTACCAGCAGATGCCCTATTATACTCACACAAAGGAACGTCTGGCCCAGCTTCCGGCTATTCCGGCGGCCACAACACCGCTCCGGGCTGGTTGGGCTAAGGCCAGCATCACGCCCCCCTACGCTACGCCCACCGGCGGTTACGGTGCCCGGCGCGGTAAGCAATGGCACATTATCGCCGATTCCATTTTTGCCCGCGCCATCGTACTCGACAATGGCGGTACAAAAGCCGCACTCATTGGTCTGGATTTGCTCATTACACCCCCAACGGTCGTCGAAGCGCTCAAAAAACGACTCCCCGAAGTGGGATTGCGGTGGGAGAATATTTATACGGGAGCTATTCACTCGCACAACAGCATTGGCGGCTGGGCACCAGGTATTGTTGGTCAGCTCATTGCGGGCGGGTATGATGAGAAACTGGTCGTTCGTATTACTGACGGCATCATAAACGCCATTCGGGTGGCCCAGCAGAATATGGCCCCCGTACAGGTTGGCTTCGGCCAGGTCGATGCCAGCGACCATATTTACAACCGAATCGGTTTCTCCGGCCCCACCGGCCCGCTCGACGGGATGGTACACCTGCTTAAACTGAAGAAAGCAACGGGCGAATCGGCCCTGCTGTGTACCTTTTCCGGCCACGCCACTCTTTACGAAGATGACATGTGGAATTACCTCAGCCGCGATTACCCCGGCTCACTGGTCGACCGGCTGGAGAAAAAATCGGCCGACTTCGCCGTATTCATGGCTGGGGCCGTTGGCAGTACCGGCCCACAGGCGCGGGGCAAGACCGACTTTCAGGAAATCCGTAATTACGCGGGTGACCTGGCCCTGCGCATCGAGCGAACTGTTCCCCAAATCCAGACCACAACCGATAGTACGCTGGGGATTCTAACACTTCCTCTCGGTCTGCGCGAACCCCACCCCCGCGTTATTGGCAACTGGCGGGTGCGTCCGTGGCTTTTCTACGCCGTTTATGGCGATTACCCGTCCGACCTGAAAGCCCTGCGCATTGGCCAAACAGTTCTGTTGGGCACCCCCTGCGATTACTCCGGCGAATTTGTGGCCGATTTCAAGCCCCTGGCGGCACAAAAAGGCGTTAACCTCATGATTACCAGCTTCGATGGTGGCTACATTGGTTACGTAACCCCTGACAAATATTACAACCGGACCACCTACGAAACCCGCGACATGAACTGGTTCGGGCCGTATAACGGGGCCTATTTCGAGGAAATGATGATGGGGTTGTTGAAAAAAATGTAGCGACAAGGCATGCCTTGTCGCTACGATTCCCGATAATAAATCCTATGGATCGATTCCAAAATAAATTCCGAACTCAATCGACTCGGGCCGACTGGTGGGATTACGGCTGGGCGGGTGCCTATTTTATTACCATATGCACCGCTGAACGTCAGCATTTTTTTGGGGAAATCCACGAGGGTAAATTACAGCTATCGAACATAGGGATTCTGGCCGATGTATTCTGGCACGAAATACGACGCCATGCCCAACAGGTCGAATTGGGGACGTTTGTGGTCATGCCAAATCATGTTCATGGGATTTTGATATTGAATGAACCAGGAAACATTGCCAATGATACGGGTAACGTCGGTAACGTAGAGACAAGGCATGCCTTGTCTCTACGTTACCACAACAACAACCAAAATCCCCCGGTGAACAACGATTTCAGAACCAGGGGAAGAATACAGTTTCGTCTATTATTGGATCGTATAAATCGGCGGTTAGCAAACACGCCCATCGGTTAGGGTTCGATTTCGGGTGGCAGGCGCGTTTCCATGACCACATTATTCGGAATGATGCCGAATATCAACGTATCAATGATTACATCGAATCAAATCCCGAAAATTGGGAAAAGGATAAATTTTATGACGCCCTCTAAGATTATGCGTTCTGCTCTATTTCTTTCCATTCTACTCAGTCTTATTTCAGTTAACATACCCAACGAACCTTCCGCTGTTATCCGCATTAACCTGCTCGGTTACCGACCTGATAGCCCGAAGGTCGCCGTTTGGGGAAGCCTGACCGACGGGCAAATTAATACGTTCGAACTGGTCGATGAACAGACGAACGGGGTGCAGCAACAGCTACCGGCCGGGCGGGCGTTTGGCGGGTATGGACCGTTTAAACAATCCTATCGGCTCGACTTTTCGGCGGTTCAGAAACCCGGTCGGTATTACCTGCGCACAGCCGACGGTGCCCGATCGCCGGGGTTTCGGATTGGCGACGATGTGTATGCGGGCGCGGCCGATTTTTGTCTGCGCTACATGCGCCAGCAACGAAGCGGCTTCAATCCCTTTCTGAAAGACTCCTGCCATACGCACGATGGCTATACCATGTACGGTCCCATGCCCGACAGTACGCATATCGACGCGTCGGGTGGCTGGCACGATGCCTCAGATTACCTGCAATACGTAACCACCTCAGCCAATGCCACCTATCACCTGCTGGCCGCCCTGCGCGACTTCCCCACTGCTTTCGGCGATCAGCACCAGTTAAATGGCCTGGCGGGTGCCAATGGCTTGCCCGATGTGCTGGACGAAGCCCGTTGGGGACTCGACTGGCTCCTGAAAATGCACCCCACCGATACCTGGCTCTTCAACCAGCTCGGCGACGACCGCGACCATTCGAGTATGAGAATTCCAAAACTCGACAGCATGTACGGCAAAGGGGCTGAACGGCCGGTTTATTTCGCAACTGGCCAGCCACAGGGGCTGTTCAAATACAAAAACCGCGCAACGGGCGTGGCCTCTACGGCTGGTAAAGTGAGCAGCGCACTGGCACTGGGCTACCAACTAACCCGTAAAAAAGACCCTGCCTATGCCGGTAAACTCTGGCAACGGGCGCAGTCGGCGTATAAACTTGGGCTCGAAAAGCCGGGCAATTGCCAGACCGCGCCGGGTCGGGCTCCTTATTTTTATGAGGAAGACAACTACGCCGACGATATGGAACTGGCTACCGTTGAACAACTAAATGCAACGGGAGCTACCGGAACACAAGCAGCCAGATTACAAACTACCGCACTGGATTTTGCCCGGATGGAGCCTGTTACGCCCTGGATTCTGAACGATACGGCCCGACATTATCAATGGTATCCGTTTGTCAACGTCGGTCATGCGGAGCTGGCCAAGCAGTTACCGGCCCGCGATCGGAAAATCGTTACTGATTACTACAAGTCGGGCATAGAAATTATCTGGAAACGGGCGAGCCAGAACGCGTTTTACCGGGGTGTGCCGTTTACCTGGTGTAGCAATAACCTCACAACTTCTTTCGCCACGCAGTGCTTCTGGTATCGGCAGCTCACCGGCGACACGCAGTTTGCCGCGCTGGAACAGGCCAATTTCGACTGGCTGTTTGGCTGTAATCCGTGGGGCACAAGTTTCGTTTACGGCCTTCCGGCCAACGCCGACACCCCATCGGACCCGCATTCGTCCTTCACCCATTTGAAAAATTACCCCATCGACGGTGGACTGGTGGATGGTCCTGTTCGAGGCAGCATTTACAGCAGGCTGATCGGCATTACCCTGCACGAACCCGACGAGTACGCACCGTTCCAAAGCAACGTAGCCGTATACCACGACGATTATGGCGATTACAGCACGAACGAGCCAACCATGGATGGCACGGCCTCGCTGGTTTACCTGCTGGCCGCCAAACATGCCGAGAGCTATAAACCAGCCAAGGCAAATACCTCCCGGAAACCTGAAAAACCGGCTAAGACACTAAAACCATCGACGAAAACCGACCTCAAATCAACCTATTTCAAGGGAGCCAAAATAAGGGGTGATACCAGCGCCCGCCGATTGGCGCTGGTGTTTACCGGCGATGAGTTTGCCGATGGCGGCTCCACCATAGCCCGAACCCTGCAAAAGCACCAGGTTCGGGCTTCGTTTTTTCTGACCGGTCGGTTTCTGCGCAACCCCGCTTTTACCGCGCTCACAAAACAACTTGCGCGGGAAGGCCACTACCTCGGCCCCCACTCCGACCAGCATTTACTTTACTGCGACTGGACAAAGCGCGATAGCCTGCTCTTAACCCGGCAGCAGTTTGTGGATGATTTACGGGCTAATTACGCGGCTCTTTCGGGGGTATTGGGCGGGATGAATCAAACGCCATATCTTGAAGATATGGCGTTTGATTCATCCCGCCCAATACCAAAAACCAGTAAACTATTTCTACCCCCTTACGAGTGGTATAACGACAG is a window of Spirosoma linguale DSM 74 DNA encoding:
- a CDS encoding hypothetical protein (KEGG: fph:Fphi_1526 hypothetical protein), producing the protein MDRFQNKFRTQSTRADWWDYGWAGAYFITICTAERQHFFGEIHEGKLQLSNIGILADVFWHEIRRHAQQVELGTFVVMPNHVHGILILNEPGNIANDTGNVGNVETRHALSLRYHNNNQNPPVNNDFRTRGRIQFRLLLDRINRRLANTPIG
- a CDS encoding hypothetical protein (KEGG: bur:Bcep18194_C6576 hypothetical protein), giving the protein MNLFKLLSDIEKADPEVSERFSFYSRRNLLKFGSNLLAAGIPTVVAASLNQAFAQTTSAPSQAAIDTANFALTLEYLEDEFYRTGLATAGLVPASDLAVINQISKHETAHVNLLKTALGAAAIAKPTFKFPAGTFSTYATFLATARALEDTGVQAYKGQVGTLVNDKLILQTALQIHSVEARHASEVRRMMGMKGWVSDPTQTTFTQAGVSLKTLPNVTGITDDNFRGAFDEPLTKQQVMAIAASFL
- a CDS encoding hypothetical protein (KEGG: ank:AnaeK_4339 hypothetical protein), which encodes MKFVRVFLKVLLGLVVFILLFLAVSLAPVDETPYQQMPYYTHTKERLAQLPAIPAATTPLRAGWAKASITPPYATPTGGYGARRGKQWHIIADSIFARAIVLDNGGTKAALIGLDLLITPPTVVEALKKRLPEVGLRWENIYTGAIHSHNSIGGWAPGIVGQLIAGGYDEKLVVRITDGIINAIRVAQQNMAPVQVGFGQVDASDHIYNRIGFSGPTGPLDGMVHLLKLKKATGESALLCTFSGHATLYEDDMWNYLSRDYPGSLVDRLEKKSADFAVFMAGAVGSTGPQARGKTDFQEIRNYAGDLALRIERTVPQIQTTTDSTLGILTLPLGLREPHPRVIGNWRVRPWLFYAVYGDYPSDLKALRIGQTVLLGTPCDYSGEFVADFKPLAAQKGVNLMITSFDGGYIGYVTPDKYYNRTTYETRDMNWFGPYNGAYFEEMMMGLLKKM
- a CDS encoding glycoside hydrolase family 9 (PFAM: glycoside hydrolase family 9; glycoside hydrolase family 9 domain protein Ig domain protein; polysaccharide deacetylase~KEGG: xac:XAC2522 cellulase); this encodes MTTLFGMMPNINVSMITSNQIPKIGKRINFMTPSKIMRSALFLSILLSLISVNIPNEPSAVIRINLLGYRPDSPKVAVWGSLTDGQINTFELVDEQTNGVQQQLPAGRAFGGYGPFKQSYRLDFSAVQKPGRYYLRTADGARSPGFRIGDDVYAGAADFCLRYMRQQRSGFNPFLKDSCHTHDGYTMYGPMPDSTHIDASGGWHDASDYLQYVTTSANATYHLLAALRDFPTAFGDQHQLNGLAGANGLPDVLDEARWGLDWLLKMHPTDTWLFNQLGDDRDHSSMRIPKLDSMYGKGAERPVYFATGQPQGLFKYKNRATGVASTAGKVSSALALGYQLTRKKDPAYAGKLWQRAQSAYKLGLEKPGNCQTAPGRAPYFYEEDNYADDMELATVEQLNATGATGTQAARLQTTALDFARMEPVTPWILNDTARHYQWYPFVNVGHAELAKQLPARDRKIVTDYYKSGIEIIWKRASQNAFYRGVPFTWCSNNLTTSFATQCFWYRQLTGDTQFAALEQANFDWLFGCNPWGTSFVYGLPANADTPSDPHSSFTHLKNYPIDGGLVDGPVRGSIYSRLIGITLHEPDEYAPFQSNVAVYHDDYGDYSTNEPTMDGTASLVYLLAAKHAESYKPAKANTSRKPEKPAKTLKPSTKTDLKSTYFKGAKIRGDTSARRLALVFTGDEFADGGSTIARTLQKHQVRASFFLTGRFLRNPAFTALTKQLAREGHYLGPHSDQHLLYCDWTKRDSLLLTRQQFVDDLRANYAALSGVLGGMNQTPYLEDMAFDSSRPIPKTSKLFLPPYEWYNDSISVWANAEGVQLINYTPGTLSHADYTTPQDKNYRNSATILQSIQTYEQKKPAGLNGFILLMHIGVAPNRTDKLYDHLDELIAELRQKGYAFVRVDAL
- a CDS encoding hypothetical protein (KEGG: hypothetical protein) translates to MRLFFERDEIQQSQDTVNVFEPSDKPAVMLLLHLIYYDVMNKQQNETGLTMLPGQLEPVRVGRRLFLRYAGAFAAGGAILASCKEGEENPTTVMAPVDLGTGDVGILNYAFALEQLEAAFYTQVIASPFTGMTDAEKAILTDIRDHEIIHREFFKAAIPAANRIGDLVPNFSSINFSDRASVLGTAKAFEDLGVAAYNGAGTLITDVNYLALAGKIVSVEARHAAAIRDLLNPKSADFAGDDVVSPTTGLDAATPPSAVLPIAQKYVRTPITATNLPK